One Cicer arietinum cultivar CDC Frontier isolate Library 1 unplaced genomic scaffold, Cicar.CDCFrontier_v2.0 Ca_scaffold_5454_v2.0, whole genome shotgun sequence genomic window, GTCTGAAATGGCTCCAACAAAAATTAGAGGAGCGCTCAATATTGGTTTTCAAATGATGATTACAATTGGTATTCTAATTGCAAATCTTATAAATTATGGTACTTCCAAGCACAAAAATGGATGGAGAATCTCTTTGGGTGTTGGAGCTGTGccagcaattcttttatgcatAGGATCTCTTTGTTTAGATGAAACACCCAATTCATTGATTGAAAGAGGTCAACATGAAAATGCAAAGAAAATGTTGAAGAAGATTCGCGGCACTGAAAACATCGATGAGGAATTTCAAGATCTTGTTGATGCTAGTGAGGAAGCTAGTAAGGTGGATCATCCATGGAAAAATATTGTACAATCAGAAAATAGACCTCAACTCACTTTTTGCACCTTCATTCCATTCTTCCAACAACTTACTGGCATTAATGTAATCATGTTTTACGCTCCTGTCCTTTTCAAGATCTTAGGCTTTGGTGGTGATGCTTCGCTCATGTCCGCAGTTATTACTGGTGGTGTCAATGTTGTGGCCACACTTGTTTCTATCTTCACAGTTGATAAGTTTGGAAGAAGGATATTATTTCTTGAGGGTGGTGTACAAATGTTAATTTGTCAGGTAAAAATTGATACATCTATTGCTTTTAAGttttaatactaaaattaaaactattcaCTTGTTTTGTA contains:
- the LOC101503949 gene encoding sugar transport protein 10-like, yielding MAPTKIRGALNIGFQMMITIGILIANLINYGTSKHKNGWRISLGVGAVPAILLCIGSLCLDETPNSLIERGQHENAKKMLKKIRGTENIDEEFQDLVDASEEASKVDHPWKNIVQSENRPQLTFCTFIPFFQQLTGINVIMFYAPVLFKILGFGGDASLMSAVITGGVNVVATLVSIFTVDKFGRRILFLEGGVQMLICQIIIGIMIGKKFGLNGQGSFSTKEADLLLFFICAYVAAFAWSWGPLGWLVPSEICSLQIRPAGQALNVVVNMFFTFIIAQVFLTMLCHLKFGLFFFFAGFVVIMTIFIFMFLPETKNVPIEEMNRVWKSHWFWTKFIPEHVVVIGGYNKKTTP